A portion of the Myxococcales bacterium genome contains these proteins:
- a CDS encoding DUF2723 domain-containing protein — MNERREERSAEASDATAAGFRRAGAFVWVAATGAYMATASKSALGGDGGEFAALSLSGGVAHPPGYPLFVLYLRAFATLFAWIPSVSAAHKASLAAALLGGLAAWLLFRVSVAYGASVRAALLVTALFAASPLTWALSTYPEVFVGNACLALAIAWLAAPSARFRGSERAFLLALSAGLGVSHHHSIVLVFPLGVVALLAAVRETQSLARLVVGSTLGFSLGLLPYAYPWLAGRGALGADVIGWGDTGTWSGLVHHFLRRDYGTTSLGASGRASEPLAQLTFLAKTLMTAFVALPLVFAASLFVARAVVLPAASSLRRPRLALLLAIVVSGPLFVARFNIPPKGVGALIVERFHLLPAALLFVFVASAFNGWLDALRPLYARIALAVALASSSTFALLALPEHHRPTVERYAENILMTLPEGAIVVGGGDHRAGSFLYAEARGIRRDVVFLQPSLLLSPAIHRRMSERLRMPLVGPVNGTLDAHALLMQLVRSERPIFVTDWPAPGLAEQFPSFPIGPVLRLVKDRADVPPPLEVLRYNDELMGRMRLEDAPPLRGTWAGSLADDYARPWRALALAFAQSPRLAAECAERAERLAPR; from the coding sequence GTGAACGAGCGCCGCGAGGAACGGAGCGCCGAAGCCTCTGACGCGACCGCCGCCGGTTTCCGTCGCGCCGGAGCGTTCGTCTGGGTCGCAGCCACGGGCGCCTACATGGCCACGGCCTCGAAGAGCGCCCTCGGCGGTGACGGCGGCGAGTTCGCCGCGCTCTCGCTGAGCGGTGGCGTGGCGCACCCGCCCGGCTACCCGCTCTTCGTCTTGTACCTGCGCGCCTTCGCGACCCTCTTCGCGTGGATCCCGAGCGTGAGCGCGGCGCACAAGGCGTCACTGGCCGCGGCGCTCCTTGGAGGCCTCGCCGCGTGGCTCCTCTTCCGCGTGAGCGTCGCCTACGGCGCCAGCGTGCGGGCGGCTCTCCTCGTGACCGCGCTCTTTGCGGCGTCGCCGCTCACGTGGGCCCTGTCGACCTACCCCGAGGTGTTTGTTGGCAACGCGTGCCTTGCGCTCGCCATCGCTTGGCTAGCGGCACCGTCCGCGCGCTTCCGCGGCTCGGAGCGCGCCTTCCTCCTCGCGCTTTCGGCGGGCCTCGGCGTCTCGCACCACCACTCCATTGTCCTCGTGTTTCCGCTCGGCGTCGTGGCGTTGCTCGCCGCCGTTCGCGAGACGCAAAGCCTCGCCCGCCTCGTGGTGGGCTCGACTCTCGGGTTCTCGCTGGGCCTTCTCCCTTACGCGTATCCGTGGCTCGCGGGCCGCGGCGCGCTCGGCGCCGACGTCATCGGTTGGGGTGACACAGGCACTTGGTCCGGTCTCGTGCACCACTTCCTGCGTCGCGACTACGGCACCACGAGCCTCGGCGCCAGCGGCCGCGCGAGCGAGCCTCTGGCGCAACTCACGTTCCTGGCCAAGACCCTCATGACCGCCTTCGTCGCGCTGCCGCTCGTCTTTGCGGCGTCGCTCTTCGTCGCTCGCGCCGTCGTCCTTCCAGCGGCCTCGTCGCTCCGTCGTCCACGCCTGGCACTTCTTCTCGCGATCGTCGTGTCGGGGCCGCTCTTCGTCGCGCGCTTCAACATCCCGCCCAAGGGCGTCGGGGCGCTCATCGTCGAGCGGTTTCATCTCTTGCCGGCGGCGCTCTTGTTCGTCTTCGTCGCATCGGCCTTCAACGGATGGCTCGACGCGCTAAGGCCGCTCTATGCGCGCATCGCGCTCGCCGTGGCGCTCGCGTCATCGTCGACGTTCGCGCTCCTCGCGCTCCCCGAGCATCATCGGCCGACCGTCGAGCGCTACGCAGAGAACATTCTCATGACGCTCCCCGAGGGCGCGATCGTCGTGGGCGGCGGCGACCACCGCGCCGGGAGCTTCCTTTACGCCGAGGCCCGCGGCATCCGACGCGACGTCGTCTTTCTTCAACCGTCGCTCCTGCTCTCGCCCGCGATTCATCGCCGCATGAGCGAGCGCCTTCGCATGCCGCTGGTGGGGCCCGTGAACGGGACCCTCGACGCTCACGCGCTTCTGATGCAGCTCGTCCGGTCGGAGCGTCCCATCTTCGTGACCGATTGGCCGGCTCCCGGTCTCGCGGAGCAGTTCCCGAGCTTTCCCATTGGCCCGGTGCTTCGTCTGGTGAAGGACCGCGCCGACGTTCCGCCGCCGCTCGAGGTGCTTCGCTACAACGACGAGCTGATGGGGCGCATGCGGCTCGAGGACGCGCCGCCTCTTCGTGGAACCTGGGCGGGCTCCCTGGCGGACGACTACGCGCGGCCTTGGCGCGCGCTCGCGTTGGCGTTCGCGCAATCCCCGCGACTCGCGGCTGAATGCGCCGAGCGCGCAGAGAGGCTCGCGCCGCGGTGA